The Homalodisca vitripennis isolate AUS2020 unplaced genomic scaffold, UT_GWSS_2.1 ScUCBcl_8247;HRSCAF=16276, whole genome shotgun sequence genome contains a region encoding:
- the LOC124374398 gene encoding ubiquitin-conjugating enzyme E2 L3-like — MAFSRRLITELEDIRKLQLPYFTNIQVNQSNFLVWQGLIVPQEKPYDKGAFLVEITFAPEYPFKPPKVIFRTKIYHPNVSEDGQICLPLLQPENWKPATRLEQVYTGT, encoded by the coding sequence ATGGCTTTCTCTCGGCGGCTGATAACAGAACTGGAGGATATCCGGAAACTGCAATTGCCCTATTTCACCAACATCCAAGTAAACCAGTCCAACTTCTTGGTCTGGCAAGGACTCATAGTACCTCAGGAGAAGCCCTACGACAAGGGCGCCTTCCTGGTCGAGATAACCTTCGCTCCTGAGTACCCTTTCAAGCCGCCCAAGGTCATCTTCCGCACCAAGATTTACCACCCTAACGTCAGCGAGGATGGTCAGATCTGCCTACCCCTTCTACAGCCGGAGAACTGGAAGCCAGCAACGAGACTGGAACAGGTATACACTGGAACCTGA